Within the Platichthys flesus chromosome 8, fPlaFle2.1, whole genome shotgun sequence genome, the region GATTCATCCAACCAACATATCAACTCTACTAACTCTAAGAGTCAGGCCCCTTGTATGAATAACAACTTTTATGAAGTTCTGCTTTTGCTGCATCAGCCCAAACATTGTGGCATTTCTTCAGAGACGTGAGGCCATTGTCCTCTGTCCTGCCCCTTGATGATCTTTCTGAGGTGTGTTGATGTAACATGAAGTGACTCACCCCTGAAGTCTTGTACTTTTGCCACAGGTAGCAGTCTCTGGAGCCCCGCTCATACCGATAGGTGGGTGGAAACGCaatcttttcctcctcttcaccatgATGAACACAGAACAGAAGAGCAAAGCGAGGTGAGCAAAGGCAAAACCGGATCTCAATTGAATATACGATACTGATTCTTCCTAATTGTGAAATAGTGTTTTTTTCCAATACATTATAGTATTTATAGCTGTCAATATAATATAAAGGTCAGCGCTAAACTTGAAACTCACTGAAATTGAGGAAGGCCTTCCTCTTGTGTCTCTCCCGGGTGAGCTGGTCCGCACACATGAGCTCCTCGAACTCTCTCTTAGACACATGTTTCAGGATGTCCTGCAGTCAGTGAGAGACACTTTGAACATCAAAGTCTGGGGTGGTTGACTTTAGGATTcttgattatttatattttacaaaagaGCAATGAAAGACAAAGATCAGGCAGTTGTTGGTCTGACCTGTACGTCTAGGTCGAGTCTGTAGTTGAGGTCTCCGCACCAGAAGAGATGAGAGAAGCGCAGGCTGATGTCAAAAGCACCGAGCTGTTTGTCGCCTAGAGAGAGGAGCCGGAGGACGTCCACGAAGTTCTGGTTCCTCCTGAACGTTGTGAGACAGACGTGTATTTTTATGCAGCAGAGATATGACAcatggagcacacacacacatacacacacacacactaacttgATCTGTCACACAACAGACAATGTACCTCAGGACCTTCTCACTTCCAGAAGTCAGGTGACAGTTAACAAAACCAAAAGATGTTCCATTGAAGAGGAACGAGACCCCAACAGCTCCCTTGTTTCCTGAAACGAAGGAAATGCACATCCTGAAACCTCcatgataataaaaacatttttgtttctcttgatATCCAAACATCGATATTTCCTATTCCCTGCCGTCAGCCATAAGAATGtgtatttgctgtgtttggTGTTGTGTGTATCTGCGGGGGCTGGTCTACCTAATGCGTTCCCCAGGCCGGTCTTCACACTGGCTGTGTTCACATGGATGATGCGACCTTCATGGTCCGGCTTCACAAACACAGCCAGACGCATATTCCAGAGGGACTGTACTGCCACCTGCAGGACATTGTGTCGTATTACAATAGACAAGGACAGATTCCAACCAAAGAGCGAACACATTACACATTTCTCCCCTGGATTCACTAATTTCTATGGAATTAGGAGCTCAGATTGATCTTAAcgtgtttttttaaaaccaggTTAACTATTTTATAAAGTCATTTCATTATTGTATAGTattctattttcattttattattttaaacagttGCATCTATTCATATTATTTCTttgtagatatatataaagatgtatCTATTTTACCACTCATACTCTTTTTTATTCtaatcattttaattgtttattttacttgACATTGACAattgtttaaatgtggtttttaaattttaaatattgtCTTTAAATTTAGtctctgtcttgtttttctttaatatttttatattcctGCACAGCACCTTGAATCTACGCCTgtgtatgaaaggtgctttataaaCTAAATTATCTTGCCTCGCTCTATAATGTTGGCCCAGCCCCTAAAAAAGCTGATTACTCATATATCACTGAGATTTTGTCTTCAGATAGATTCACAACCACATGCAATCATCTGCTATATTCTGAAAAGTGGTTGAAATATTTCCCTTCTAAGTGCAGCATGATGTGTCTGCTGAAATAAAAGCTTAAAGTagttaaaaataaactgataGAAATAGAAGCAAAAAGAAAGTCTGTGCTGATGATGCTTTTCTCTGCTGACATGCTATAGCTTCACTGATACAGCCCCCCCCCGTTTAAGACTTAAGACTTCACAGATAAAGCGTTAAagaaaattaagtttaaaatgACCTGTTTGAAGTCAATGTGAGTGTAGCTGCGAAGGGTTGCTTTGATATGCTCAATCCACTCTCTCTCGCCCTGAGGGTTTTCCTGGGTCCCCAGGGCGTAGATGTCGTGAGGGAGCAGGGCGGTGGACTCGTCGGGGGTGTGACCCAGACCACAGCAGGTCACCCACGTCTGCAGGCTGCGAGGAGGAGGGGATCCACCTgtgtacacaaaacaacacgATCAAAAATCCTGAGCCTCAACTTCAGCCCATAAACAAAGTCTTGTGTAAAAGTGACTGTCATCGCATGTGTGATTTACCCATGTTCCAGGtgccaacaaacacagagaccaTGTCAGGCTCACTCAGCTGAGAGTGTCTGGTTTTCATCATCTGGAGGAGCTGGCAGAAGGAGTCGCGTTTCTGAAAGAGGCGACAGTCACTCAGTGAATTATGGGAGAGGAAACTGTTAATGGCAGTAAATATTAAAACCCGTTGTTGGCCGTACCCGTGCGCTCTCAAACGTCATCTCCCTCGGTGTGTTGTGGTGACTGTCCACCACCATGCACACCTTGGCTGGGCTGCTCTGGAACTTGACAATCTGGAGaactgatgattaaaaaaacagcaataaaaaatGATACTGTATAATTGCAAGAAAGGTCAATGTCATAGGAGATGGAAAGAAACTAATTTCCTTACTTCTGTCATGTGAGACCTTTTCGACGGTGAATGATCCGGCTTTTCTGTCAAAAAGCAGCATTCCTGTGTCCACATCAACAGAAACTGTCTGTCTGCCGTACCGCACCATCTTCACCtggtcacacaaacaaatagtCGGACATAGTCAGAGGTCAGACGTATTATTTTCCTTACTTTTTGTTATagtttaaaatacatatatattcttAAATAACTTAACAACAGGTCATTTACAGAATTGTGTTAAGATGAAAAAGCTATTTCAAGCTGGTTTACCTGAAAGGAGTGAACTGGCATCTGTCGGGCATGGTTCTTTACAGGTGCCCTGCTGATGGGGGCTGGTTCAGGTGGGGGGGGAGCGGGCTGGACTGCCAGATTGTGATTGGTCACAGCGTCTTGAAGCGCTTTTAACACCTTCACAGGCAGAGGATTGTAAACGTTAGAATTTAACTATATTTGTCCATCATAAGTTTGTCTaaacttttttgtttaaattcatAGTCATTGGAAAAACCTTCCACCTTTGACACTCAGCCCAGATAACAAATGTGGATTTTAACATTGTGCTGAAACTAATGTGGATTCATAAACGTTGGAGGGATTGAAAACAAATGGTGATGACAATCCGTTGTTTCCATATTGAAAAACCACAGAGACTGAGATTgacttaataaaaacaaacctttttctCCAGTGAAGAAAGGAGGCTGACCAGCGCTGAGATCTTACACAACAAGGTGTCTATGTCCATCTCGGGGCCCTTGTtccaaagagacaaagacaggtCGGACTAGGTGATGTACACGGACACTGACTCATGACCTTTCACAGTTCTGGGCCACCACTTAAGAAATTCCAGTGACGCCTGTTATGTACCTGTGCCTTGTTTTGTGTCAGAGAGCAGCTCGGATGGTCGAACACCTTGGCCAGGGTTTCTAGACTTGAGAGAGTCAGGTCAATCTCACTGCGGAGCACAACACAACTTTTGTTTAGACATTACATATCAATAtttgcaaattaaaataaatcagacaCAGCCGCCTGTTAGTAATGTCTATATATTACAATCCACACATTCGGTTTACCACCggtattacaaataaaatgatgcTTACCTGTTGAGGCCCTGGCAGGCGTTACCCAGAGTACGTTTGAGATGGCATAGAGTTGTTGCCCCTTTATGCACATTGTCGATGTCGAGAGGGAGCTCACTGAAGAGGTAGTCATTGAGCAGACCCATCAGGTCACCTGCAGTACTgtagaaacaaacaacacagacagattTATAACTGTAAGATTTCATAAACTGGGCAAGCCATTTCTGTTCTCTTGGCATTTCATCCGTTAAGGTTTGATCCACAAGAAAAATGCTCTCCCAAACATTTGTGACCAAGACCGCGAACAATGGTTCAGTCCACAGCAGTCACGGTATTATAACAACATTTCATTAAAGGCAAAAACAAGCTAAAAGAAAAACCAGCCTTTTACAAGTGGCCTCCTCTGGTTTATCTTCGCTTGATTGTCCTTATGTGCATATTTGAAGAAGAGAAGTGAACATAGCTAATGACTGACATTCCTGTGACACCACAAGTAGCCACTAAACCAGATGCACTGATATTGTAACTCAGAATAAGTGGGTATCAATCAGAACACAAACTGCAATGCAGCAGAGGCTTTACAGTAAAAACGAATCTGAGAGCGGGATTTAGTTATTGATAAGAGCTTCAGATTTAAGCTGTAGGAACATAGAATCCCACCTGGATGTGTTCAGCTCCTGTAATTTATCAAGGAATGGGGCGGGGGGGCCTGGTTTAGCTGGTGGTCCTGATGAAAGCGACGAGCTGACTGAGGCAGACACGGCAGGCGGCTTCTCATCATCTGTGTATACATGAAACATACGAAATATACAGCACTGATTTATATGTGCATTTAAAATTATGTGCACTTTTCTGAATATCACAGTTAGTGGGTCTACCTGAGCTCTCATCCCCCGTGTCGATGTCACGGGGAACAGGGTAGAGCAGCGGCGTGACAAGGCCTTTGTGTGGATACTGGTATCCCAACACCAAGTCCTCCAGTGTCCGGAAACAGTTCACCTGCACCCCCTGTGTTGTCTGTGAGACCGACACGCAACAGAAGTCagttaataaatattaaatactgtAAAACTCACATGATCATAGTGTAGGTGTGCTGACAGACCGACAGAGAATATCACAGAAACTGTAAACAAATGTTATGTAGATAATAAATTGAGGCCCAAGTGATATTGATTTTTGGGATCCTTGAAGATATCATGGGGTTAAAAAATGTAGGATATAAATATTTGGCTAATGTATGCTTAAACAaaattggcaatgattcctaGGTCATTTACAAACCTTTATGACCTAGAAATGTAACTGAGCCatgatattttttaatttaactataaactttattttaaataaataagaataaaaaggaaaaacaaatccaaccaaatatatacaaatttacaatAAAAGCAACATGTTCAGGTAAAATAATTGCAGAGCTTTTCTTCAATTTtgattgtgtaaataaaagTTTCATATTGGCACATGTCAGCAAACTGGTGTGTGTAAAAGGCTCATATCAGCTCTAAATAAAATACCAATATTGctgtgacacaaaaacaaatggatACATATTTTCTAATTAAGTGATTTTAggtatttcatttgttttgacaAACTTGCTGTGAGTAATACAATGCAGAAAATGTACTTCACTTTTAAAAAGTCTaagtacataaaaaaaaaacaggcaaaagTATCATCTATTGCAAAGTTGTAAGTTTACGCATGTTCCAACAAGATGTAACAGACAGTGCCAAGGCAAATAAAACTTGACTCCAAATCTACTGCCTTCAAAATCAcattctttaagaaaaaaaccGTTGTATGAAATAGAGATGATGAGAACTCTGACGGGAGGGCTTTGATAAAATAACTGCCTCCCTCCCCCGACGCCTTCTCTGTAGAATAAAGCagaagtatttgtttttttgcataaCAGAAAAAGTCCCATGCAGATGACCTGCTGTGATAAAAAGGAATCCCAGGAGGATTTTCGAATCAGCGCCCTGCACCCGGCAGGATTTCGTGGCATAACTTCCTGAATACAGCAGCAGTTGGCCGTCATGTTTCGCTGTGGTCCAACATTCCCAGTCAGGCTAAAAAGCCCCCCATAAAAAAATGGCATGGACGTTTTCACATGCATACGCTCGCAAGTTCAGGGCACAAGCAGAAGCAAGACGACTCTCAAACTTTCCACCAAAACCTGCACCGCTACACTTCAGTGGCACTCAAAGCAGTACTAGCAGAAAGTTAAAATTAAGTAGACACATCGTGCACAGGTGTTGGTCATGTATAGCATGAGAAGTCACGTGCACATTCATTAAACCACAATGTAGAGCAAACTCTTTTCCTGTGTCCTCCTTTTTCAGAGTTTTTAATTTTGTGTTGAAAGAGTCAAGCTTCCGATTCTGCTTCACCAGGACCTATAGATATTATTCTTTCAAACGCAGGCATCTCTTGAAAAGCAATTAAAAGGAAGGATGGTGAGAAAACCAAACGGCCCCCAAAATATCTCTGTGGCCTGCTTGGAAAAACAAGGAGGCAAGCATGCATTGTGAGTTGGTGGAGCAGATCCAGTGAGGGAAAGTACGAACTGCAGGTTTATACTGATGGCAGtggaaaaaacaactgaaatagCAACAGTCTCAGGTCTTCATTCGAAAGCAGAGGATTTTTTCCGAGTCAAGGCCTCGAAAAACAACTGCCAGAAAATCGTTATTAAACTCATTATTGGACTTCTTTGCAGATGGCTAAAAACAGGCCACATATGATACGTGACTCAGGgccagaattttttttttctattcttagttttattttctctcacccactgtgagtgtgtgcgtgtctgtggttgtgaactttgtgcctgtgtgtgtgcttctatAGTGTAATTATTAGGTCATTTGTTGACTAAACAGCCTCCTTCTCGATGTatcaaaaacagacacataccATCACTGGCTTCGACTCACCAACATCCAACAGACTCATTATTTCTAATACAAACACCCTCATACATGCACATTTAACAAATAAGCGCACCCATTGCTCAATGACCTAGTATGTGGGTTGAGTAGGAATCTCTGAGACATAAAAACAAtttctcctctgtgctgctgagcTCACGCTGCAAGCATGCAGCCACATGGCAGAGATGCCATTCAAACAACAAGGCTACTGCAGTTGTAACAGACCCTgcacagagcagaaacacaaacacgttcCTGTTCTCCTTACAACAGCAATAACAAACCATTGTTTGATCCCCGCAGCTCCATccgagctgctgcttctctttatGCGGTTACAGTGTGAGCCAAGGTTTCAGAAACTTTTTGATTTGGTTTTCCTCTGGTCCTCCTTGTCAGGCAGAGGATTCAGGATGTGGCCACGATCACTCACCTGGACTGCGAGGAGGCCGTCGGCGTCAGGGAGAATTCGATAGGTGTGAACATGACGCTGGAACCTTTGGAAACCAAAACAAGTTTGGTTATTATAGCAAATtactacaaaacaaaaaattcaaagggaaaaatatatttaaaccgATAGTTTATATCAGGATCAGATGTCTGAGAGTAGTTAAAAGCACTATAACCTTCTTTAACAAGGCGCCAGTTGTTTTACAGATCTGTAATGATGCGGCTTGTTTTCCTTGTACAATGCAAGAGGCACTTGGATCAACTCCACCATTCACTATTAAAGGGGGTTTCTTTCAGGCAGCACATAAAGATGAATGGCAGCTTTTGATCAGCGAGTGTGTTACATGAACCAAAGGGAACCGGTGACAACAGAACAACTGAAAACCAAAGTATTGAGAAATTTAAGTCAATAAAAGAGGGAATCAGATATTGAGAGAAGAACGAAGGGAAAGAGGGAGCACTGCGAGCGACCGGGCTCAGCTTTCAGGAATGTATCTGGCTGGGGCTGATGAGCAGTCGGCGTAGTGCGGTCACTGGAGCTCCCGCCCTCTTCCAGGGGCCCCAGGGAAGAAAGTGGGGTAAAGAGGGGAAACAGGGAGACCTGAGCCAGGGTTTGACTGGCTGAGATGGACTGTGTTCAGACGGGACAGTCTGGAGAGGGTGTATGTGCGATGCTGGCAGCACAGCCGtagagcagctcctctgctgcctgCTGGCACGTGGTGATGAAAGTGATGGATATGACAGggtgagtgaagctgctgagtcaATTTACAGATGGTGACATTCTGCTGCAATGTTGGAGTTTATGAATAGTTTCCAACCCTCAATGCCAAAATATAGAATTTCACAAGATTAGGTAATTAAGCATGGCTTCACATAAAGTagagctgcttcctgtttctTCTCACCGAGGGCAGCAGGTATAAATCCGAGCCATTTTGagtgaatcattaaataatttaaaggaGGTGGAACTCTTAAAAtgagacaaataaagaaacatccAATGATTTCTGTACAAATGATTTCTGGAGAGTAGGGAGTCCGTTTTTAAGGTTTACATTCACACAGCATCACCTATTAAAGCTGCCACACTTAAATAACCCGCTCTGGGTTTCTCACACAGAATGTACCAACAAATACATCAGGAGAGTTTAAAGTGCTTCATATAGGGAATGACGTTTGGTTGTGATGGGTACCATaacctgggtgtgtgtgtgagtgagtgtgtgtgtgtgtgtgtgtgtgtgtgtgtgtgtgagtttgtgtgtgtgtctgtgtgtgtgtgtgtgtactcacagcAGGCACAATGCGTAGGCTCCTGGCACAGACTCGCTGTCTCTCACTAGGTAGCTGCCATCCCTCCCTGCCCGTGCCAGCTGGTCCTCTGCGTGCACGCGGCTGATGTCACGATGATACCACGCCGCCGTCGCCATGGCGATCAACGTCGAGCGATACGGTCATAAAAGTCATCCACGTGAGTCGAGGAACCTGACGAGCAGTCCATTCAAGTGCTCCTGGTGGCCACGGCCTTTTTCTTCATGATCAAAGTGTGTCAAACTGACGAACCCAACCCCCCTGTTTGTATCAGCTGGCATTTCCTGTGCACCTATTGGCTCCTTGTGGGTCACACATCCTGTTTGCACCGTACGAGGAAAGAAGCAGATGCAGCTGATGGTGAGATTAGTCCACTGTTACAACACCCTGCTTCTCGCCTGAAGTTCCAGTCCACCTTTCTGATAACAGCGTCCAGTGCTGAGCCCCTGCTTCAGTCTTCGGTTGCAGTTTTCTGCACCCAGGTGGGTGTGTTGCTCCAACAAACACAGACCATCACAGCGGTAGGGGGGGGCGACAGGAGGTAGAGGAAAAACAGCAAGAGTCTGAATGAAGCAGTCAGCCCTGAGGCTGTGACGCTGCCTCTAGCTTTACCACAAACACAAGCGCTCCTCTTGTCCCCAAACAAAAGCCCCACATgcaaacaacaggaaaagaagAACTGAGAcggcaaaataaacaaatggagCCACACACAcggctcccacacacacacacacacacatgcacagcaagcagagacagaaacacagcagatgGAACTCCGTCAGCACTAAAACCAGACAGGCATGCAGCAGAAACCAGACTAATTCAAATGATTTCTCAGCTCTGTAGCCATATAAGGGAAAAGGAACACCCTCCAAGAGAAAGTTCAGCTGATGACTGCAGTTGCCTTAGCCTCTTCCAGGCCCAGATTCCACTCAGATGCTGCCTGGTTGGGTGTGGGCTAATCCAGGGGTCTCACTTTCATGCtggatgtttgtgtgctggCGCGTGGGTCTTGTCAGAAGAGTCCCGTCCGCACTGGCGTGGTCTCCAGCGGCTCTTCACGGTGCTgtcagagcagagggagggagcagagaggcGAGAGGACAACCCCGTAAGAGCACAGCACAGACAGAGGAAGTGACTCGACATTCCAGATGGCGGACACAGCCAGGAGAATTCTTGCGAGGGGCTCAACCTCACCACCAGTGTGTGAAACAGCAGACTGCTTCctttttctctccgtctccctctctcgtcTATTTCCCTCCCTCAGCCCCtgccctgtctccctcctcaaATTCCAAACAGAACACACAACTTTCCACTCTCAGGTGAGGGGCTAATCCTCAACTTCTTTctagtttctgttttattatcttTACTTCCAGATGTTTCAACCCCTGGCAGGAATATTTACGTTCTTCCAGcctctctttcttctgtccCAACCTATTTCCTTTTGTCACCCTCCCTACACTTCCCACCCTCTCTGGCTCACACAGCAGCAAAATGCAGTCTCCATATGGTTATGATCATCCCCAACTTTCTTATTTTTGTCCTCGGAGAAACTTCGCCCATTATCCAGCCCTCCTACTTCCCTCCTTCTCCATTAGTTGGAGCATGTAAGTCTGTGGGAAGCCGTTTGGTCCCATATTTGCTGTTCTGCCTCTCACTGCTCCGCAGAAATGTGCCGACCACCAACCGCAGCCCccataaaacaaacagacgcAGCCGTCCTCCAACTGGTGATGCATCTTCTTGACTTGATCCCATGCTCTAATCACTTCTTCTTGCTATGTGCTCTCTGCAACATATGATTGGAAAATATGCAATATTTACCATTGAGGCTGTGCAGCTGTGGTTTGAACTAAATGCTAACGTCAACATGCTC harbors:
- the inppl1b gene encoding inositol polyphosphate phosphatase-like 1b isoform X2 — encoded protein: MATAAWYHRDISRVHAEDQLARAGRDGSYLVRDSESVPGAYALCLLFQRHVHTYRILPDADGLLAVQTTQGVQVNCFRTLEDLVLGYQYPHKGLVTPLLYPVPRDIDTGDESSDDEKPPAVSASVSSSLSSGPPAKPGPPAPFLDKLQELNTSSTAGDLMGLLNDYLFSELPLDIDNVHKGATTLCHLKRTLGNACQGLNSEIDLTLSSLETLAKVFDHPSCSLTQNKAQGPEMDIDTLLCKISALVSLLSSLEKKVLKALQDAVTNHNLAVQPAPPPPEPAPISRAPVKNHARQMPVHSFQVKMVRYGRQTVSVDVDTGMLLFDRKAGSFTVEKVSHDRILQIVKFQSSPAKVCMVVDSHHNTPREMTFESARKRDSFCQLLQMMKTRHSQLSEPDMVSVFVGTWNMGGSPPPRSLQTWVTCCGLGHTPDESTALLPHDIYALGTQENPQGEREWIEHIKATLRSYTHIDFKQVAVQSLWNMRLAVFVKPDHEGRIIHVNTASVKTGLGNALGNKGAVGVSFLFNGTSFGFVNCHLTSGSEKVLRRNQNFVDVLRLLSLGDKQLGAFDISLRFSHLFWCGDLNYRLDLDVQDILKHVSKREFEELMCADQLTRERHKRKAFLNFKEEKIAFPPTYRYERGSRDCYLWQKYKTSGVRVNVPSWCDRILVKSYPETHIICTAYGCTDDIFSSDHSPVFATFQVGVTSRLSFKTDPNPGTERAWIELEGVEAIVKTASKAKFFIEFHSTCLEETRRSSENDSQSCDVPGFLKLGWSFKQLPKLLPVLSDMEYLQDQHLLLSVKSCDGFESYGECCVALRSLTRAAEQFETFLSHRGEEMGSIRGRVRVHVPKDRRATRERIYEWFCFEKDDKRPLRGHMSPASTQVQINRSTPVPPKLTPSSYTNPAYFIFEGVSVARRVEEAPPQQRDPQVIWSGNEALQLPKISGRQGFERRPCRRSDFTEIEIPAILPQCAPTNDLQTPQTNSSYQLFPAKDPSPISPPSSNAIPQFQEQTSQPRDKYQCKSIVQDSILPVKNLRNLYMNHSAIMRENNRRDQHQLLPERTNPIRAAKLPSAFPFTPAPLGPCQASAPWTVDQQPPGRTGDHSLTALQIAKSLSEVDFFPSELRGPTMTNQRQCYRNGPSMQGDRSHSWEKEVFVLQGAPETVRELLTTLGLQKYTLGLSLNGWDDLDYFSGITEEDLRAAGVTNPSHRRRILENLPRTWN
- the inppl1b gene encoding inositol polyphosphate phosphatase-like 1b isoform X1 gives rise to the protein MATAAWYHRDISRVHAEDQLARAGRDGSYLVRDSESVPGAYALCLLFQRHVHTYRILPDADGLLAVQTTQGVQVNCFRTLEDLVLGYQYPHKGLVTPLLYPVPRDIDTGDESSDDEKPPAVSASVSSSLSSGPPAKPGPPAPFLDKLQELNTSSTAGDLMGLLNDYLFSELPLDIDNVHKGATTLCHLKRTLGNACQGLNSEIDLTLSSLETLAKVFDHPSCSLTQNKAQGPEMDIDTLLCKISALVSLLSSLEKKVLKALQDAVTNHNLAVQPAPPPPEPAPISRAPVKNHARQMPVHSFQVKMVRYGRQTVSVDVDTGMLLFDRKAGSFTVEKVSHDRILQIVKFQSSPAKVCMVVDSHHNTPREMTFESARKRDSFCQLLQMMKTRHSQLSEPDMVSVFVGTWNMGGSPPPRSLQTWVTCCGLGHTPDESTALLPHDIYALGTQENPQGEREWIEHIKATLRSYTHIDFKQVAVQSLWNMRLAVFVKPDHEGRIIHVNTASVKTGLGNALGNKGAVGVSFLFNGTSFGFVNCHLTSGSEKVLRRNQNFVDVLRLLSLGDKQLGAFDISLRFSHLFWCGDLNYRLDLDVQDILKHVSKREFEELMCADQLTRERHKRKAFLNFKEEKIAFPPTYRYERGSRDCYLWQKYKTSGVRVNVPSWCDRILVKSYPETHIICTAYGCTDDIFSSDHSPVFATFQVGVTSRLSFKTDPNPGTERAWIELEGVEAIVKTASKAKFFIEFHSTCLEETRRSSENDSQSCDVPGFLKLGWSFKQLPKLLPVLSDMEYLQDQHLLLSVKSCDGFESYGECCVALRSLTRAAEQFETFLSHRGEEMGSIRGRVRVHVPKDRRATRERIYEWFCFEKDDKRPLRGHMSPASTQVQINRSTPVPPKLTPSSYTNPAYFIFEGVSVARRVEEAPPQQRDPQVIWSGNEALQLPKISGRQGFERRPCRRSDFTEIEIPAILPQCAPTNDLQTPQTNSSYQLFPAKDPSPISPPSSNAIPQFQEQTSQPRDKYQCKSIVQDSILPVKNLRNLYMNHSAIMRENNRRDQHQLLPERTNPIRAAKLPSAFPFTPAPLGPCQASAPWTVDQQPPGRTGDHSLTALQIAKSLSEVDFFPSELRGPTMTNQRQCYRNGPSMQGDRSHSWEKEQVFVLQGAPETVRELLTTLGLQKYTLGLSLNGWDDLDYFSGITEEDLRAAGVTNPSHRRRILENLPRTWN